Proteins encoded within one genomic window of Arachis ipaensis cultivar K30076 chromosome B08, Araip1.1, whole genome shotgun sequence:
- the LOC107611686 gene encoding F-box/kelch-repeat protein At3g23880-like, whose protein sequence is MDKDMQIENNDAKRNASRGLELVNCPAARTRQLADLSEELIMEILLRLPARRLVYLRRVCRSWRNLISSPDFTRNHLHRSCSCDPSLTPLRIAHYPHNGWNREIKFFSVQSMLDNPSEPTKAARFSEGGYYRIVGSCHGLLCFFGSYANHDMHAILWNPCTGFIFESPEISGEACFSGFGYDHLSDTYKFYATIIRKKMPYGVESSARIYTFGPTSSWRRIDDIPSSLLSAPKQQPWNKVDNKIGVFFNSSKACTINWDAYNVIVYFDMGIETYGHFPLPDRELDELSTCANLCVLRNCLSVCYEHMKTQSWIVWQMKEYGEAQSWNKLVTIPFHPRVRYLNRALTLQPLYISESDVLLAISPFFTIVLCNLNDGNINFTVNDISGEVDCKMAFIYHQSLVSPNGLQRNSSKMPLYFYIAKPSFSFSR, encoded by the coding sequence ATGGACAAAGACATGCAGATCGAGAATAATGATGCCAAGAGGAATGCGTCGAGAGGGCTGGAACTGGTCAATTGCCCCGCGGCAAGAACGCGGCAGCTGGCAGACCTTTCGGAAGAGTTGATAATGGAAATCTTGCTGAGGCTTCCGGCAAGGAGGCTTGTTTACCTAAGGAGGGTGTGCAGGTCATGGAGAAACCTAATTTCCTCCCCTGACTTCACCCGCAACCACCTTCATCGTTCATGCTCATGTGATCCAAGCTTGACTCCGCTGCGGATTGCTCATTACCCTCACAATGGTTGGAATAGAGAGATCAAATTTTTCTCCGTGCAGTCAATGTTGGACAATCCTTCTGAACCTACTAAAGCCGCTCGCTTCAGTGAGGGAGGCTACTACAGAATCGTTGGTTCTTGCCATGGATTGTTATGCTTCTTTGGTAGTTATGCTAACCACGACATGCACGCCATCTTGTGGAACCCCTGTACCGGATTCATATTTGAATCGCCGGAAATCAGCGGTGAAGCCTGCTTTTCTGGCTTTGGTTACGACCATCTCAGTGACACCTACAAATTTTATGCAACGATAATAAGGAAGAAAATGCCATATGGTGTTGAATCTAGTGCCAGAATTTATACATTTGGACCAACTTCGTCTTGGAGAAGAATTGATGATATCCCATCTAGCCTACTCAGTGCCCCAAAACAACAACCTTGGAATAAGGTGGATAATAAGATAGGGGTATTTTTTAATAGTAGCAAAGCATGCACTATTAATTGGGATGCTTATAATGTGATTGTTTATTTTGACATGGGTATAGAGACTTATGGTCATTTTCCCCTACCCGATAGGGAGTTAGATGAACTATCCACCTGCGCCAACTTATGTGTCTTGAGAAACTGTCTTTCCGTTTGTTATGAGCATATGAAAACACAAAGCTGGATTGTGTGGCAGATGAAGGAATACGGAGAAGCACAATCTTGGAATAAATTGGTAACGATTCCCTTTCATCCGCGAGTGCGTTATTTAAATAGAGCTCTTACTTTACAACCTCTCTACATCTCAGAAAGTGATGTGCTTTTGGCCATTTCTCCATTTTTCACAATAGTTCTCTGCAACTTAAACGATGGCAACATAAATTTTACTGTGAATGATATTTCTGGAGAAGTAGATTGTAAGATGGCTTTTATCTATCATCAAAGCTTAGTTTCACCAAATGGTCTTCAACGCAACTCATCCAAAATGCCGCTGTACTTCTACATAGCCAAACCCAGTTTTAGTTTCTCTCGGTGA
- the LOC107611685 gene encoding LOW QUALITY PROTEIN: ATP-dependent DNA helicase PIF1-like (The sequence of the model RefSeq protein was modified relative to this genomic sequence to represent the inferred CDS: substituted 2 bases at 2 genomic stop codons) encodes MLNKMCFEALDRTLRDLMSVTDQHKTHQPFGGKVVVLGGDFRQIRSVILKGSRHDILTLPINSSHMWSFCKVLKLHMNIRLLISSLDQDEGEMKRFANWILDVGNGNIGSIVGDESEIKIPDDLLIITTDDPLFHLVDFAYLNLLXNMSDYIYFXSRAILAPTLENVEKVNNFVLTIFSGMENEYLSSDTTCQADENEDVQQEWFTPEFLNDIKCSGLPNHKLTLKPGVTVMLLRNIDQTSGLCNGTRLIVNELGSNVIGATVVTGRNIGDKVYIPRMNLIPSNSGLPFKFQRRQFSLTVCFAMTINKSQGQSLSHVGLYLSKLVFTYGQLYVALSRVNSRSGLRVLILDEDGNPKSSTINVVFKEVFNNI; translated from the coding sequence ATGCTCAATAAAATGTGCTTTGAAGCACTTGATCGGACGCTCAGAGATCTTATGTCAGTTACCGATCAACATAAGACACATCAACCATTTGGTGGTAAGGTTGTTGTTCTAGGAGGTGATTTCAGACAGATACGTTCGGTGATTCTGAAAGGGAGTAGACACGATATATTGACATTACCTATTAACTCATCCCATATGTGGTCGTTTTGTAAGGTTCTGAAACTGCATATGAACATAAGGCTTCTAATATCTTCTTTAGATCAAGATGAAGGTGAAATGAAGAGATTTGCTAATTGGATACTTGATGTTGGAAATGGAAATATTGGTTCTATTGTTGGTGATGAATCAGAAATTAAAATTCCAGATGATCTATTGATTATAACTACTGATGACCCTCTCTTTCATTTGGTAGACTTTGCATATCTAAATTTGTTGTAAAACATGTCAGATTACATTTATTTTTAGAGTAGGGCAATTCTTGCACCCACGCTTGAGAATGTCGAGAAGGTAAACAATTTTGTCTTGACAATCTTTTCAGGGATGGAAAATGAGTATTTGAGTTCTGATACAACATGTCAAGCTGATGAGAACGAAGATGTACAACAAGAGTGGTTCACACCAGAGTTCCTAAATGACATCAAATGTTCGGGACTACCCAATcacaagttgactttgaagccAGGGGTCACTGTAATGCTACTGCGAAACATAGACCAGACTTCAGGTTTATGCAATGGGACAAGATTAATAGTTAACGAACTTGGCAGCAACGTAATTGGAGCGACGGTAGTGACCGGTAGAAATATTGGAGATAAAGTGTACATtccaagaatgaacttgatcccttCAAATTCAGggttgccatttaagtttcaacGGAGACAATTTTCATTAACAGTATGCTTTGCAATGACCATTAACAAGAGTCAGGGTCAATCATTATCACATGTAGGACTTTACTTGTCAAAATTAGTATTCACCTATGGACAACTTTATgttgctttgtcaagagttaaCAGTCGCAGTGGCCTCAGGGTTTTAATTCTAGACGAAGACGGCAATCCAAAGTCATCAACAATAAATGTCGTAttcaaagaagtttttaataatatttag
- the LOC107611684 gene encoding uncharacterized protein LOC107611684, which translates to MTDNVDLINKFKKVHSIQIVSTVISDVDYTGGLLPASKAFSIIEGEKVEGVKNLLLEFSNEVADNDESEVLENAITPTKRLSSESEDSKIYWSTQIELDWPSVMRLTFHLPGEQNIIFKVDDDLEKIVEEEEEKCDIYYMRILLAVQRGCTAYESIRTVNGITYSNFQDAYYFMGLLCNDREFITTINEVAELASGHQLKKLFAMLLISNSISNPERLNMIDDELKNLYLIEIEKILKSNARSLRDYQSMPYPEMSDVRLFQNKLIEEELAYDTNDLTHTNLYTEQKMTHQQRLVFDEILNAVITDSGGFYFLYGHSGCGKIFIWNGLSSAIRSRRKIVLNVASSGIASLLLPGGRMAHSRFSIPITITVNLFAISSMEV; encoded by the exons ATGACTGATAATGTGGAcctcataaataaattcaaaaaagtTCACTCTATTCAAATTGTGAGTACAGTTATAAGT gatGTTGATTATACCGGTGGTTTGCTTCCAGCTTCAAAGGCTTTCTCAATTATTGAAGGGGAGAAAGTAGAAGGTGTTAAG AATTTGTTGCTTGAATTCTCCAATGAAGTTGCGGACAATGATGAATCCGAAGTGTTGGAAAATGCTATTACACCAACCAAGCGACTATCCTCGGAATCGGAAGATTCGAAG ATTTATTGGAGCACACAAATCGAATTAGATTGGCCTTCAGTGATGAGATTAACCTTTCATTTACCTGGAGAGCAAAATATCATCTTTAAAGTCGATGATGATCTTGAGAAAAtcgtggaagaagaggaagaaaaat GTGATATTTATTATATGAGAATTTTGTTAGCTGTTCAGAGAGGTTGCACAGCATATGAGTCTATTAGGACAGTTAATGGAATTACATATTCTAACTTCCAAGATGCTTACTATTTCATGGGACTATTGTGCAATGATAGAGAATTCATTACAACTATTAATGAGGTAGCTGAACTTGCATCTGGTCATCAATTGAAAAAATTATTTGCGATGCTACTGATATCTAATAGCATTAGCAACCCAGAGC GACTAAACATGATTGATGACGAATTGAAAAATCTCTACCttattgagattgagaagatACTCAAAAGCAATGCAAGATCTTTAAGAGACTATCAATCAATGCCATATCCTGAGATGTCTGATGTTCgcctttttcaaaataaactaATAGAGGAGGAGTTAGCATATGACACAAATGACTTGACTCATACAAACTTATATACGGAACAAAAGATGACTCATCAGCAAAGGTTAGTATTCGATGAGATACTCAATGCTGTTATTACAGACTCTGGTGGTTTTTACTTCCTTTATGGGCATAGTGGGTGTGGTAAGATATTTATTTGGAATGGACTTTCTTCTGCTATTCGGTCTAGAAGAAAGATTGTTTTAAATGTCGCATCCAGTGGAATTGCGTCTTTACTCCTACCTGGTGGCAGAATGGCTCATTCTAGATTTTCAATACCCATTACAATTACTGTGAATCTATTTGCAATATCAAGCATGGAAGTTTGA